One genomic region from Prunus persica cultivar Lovell chromosome G3, Prunus_persica_NCBIv2, whole genome shotgun sequence encodes:
- the LOC18784053 gene encoding calcium-binding protein CML38 produces the protein MDKVAQYERVFNHFDANGDGKISPLELQQCVRAIGGELSLTEAEVAVEHLDSDGDGLLCLDDFVKFVDGGREEEKVNDLKEAFNMYVMDDGCGFSCITPKSLKRMLSRLGESKSVDDCKVMISRFDLNGDGVLNFDEFKVMML, from the coding sequence ATGGACAAAGTGGCACAATATGAGCGCGTTTTCAATCACTTTGATGCAAATGGAGATGGCAAAATATCACCTTTGGAGCTACAACAATGTGTCCGGGCAATCGGCGGAGAGCTGTCGTTGACAGAGGCAGAGGTGGCAGTGGAGCACCTGGACTCAGATGGAGATGGGCTGCTGTGTTTGGATGACTTTGTCAAGTTTGTTGACGGcggaagagaagaagagaaggtgaATGATTTGAAGGAGGCGTTTAACATGTACGTGATGGATGATGGGTGTGGGTTTAGTTGCATTACACCCAAGAGCCTTAAGAGGATGCTGAGTAGACTTGGAGAGTCCAAGAGCGTTGATGACTGCAAGGTCATGATTTCCAGATTTGATCTCAATGGTGATGGGGTCCTCAATTTTGATGAGTTTAAGGTCATGATGTTGTGA
- the LOC18782616 gene encoding UPF0481 protein At3g47200 has translation MENYSYSSYPGGDSTSILIDDGTAEELRNTITKNLLGDSPLPAHCCIFRVPELIRRQKKAAYEPDIVSIGPFHRGCGEKFQLMEKVKRWYLQCLLSSRTDISLDSLIKGIMELGRRARDCYADPLEHLSQKDFVQMMILDGCFLLELFRKELWDYLQDENDPVFNLSCMLEYLYHDLLLLENQLPWFVLERLYNLTANNTSQTSASLTKLVLNFFKQSVFDDQISDLNLNLPFEILHILDLIRTVTVVPFKNLESQKKEERVEEQEERKNEPEFPQRIPNATTLSEAGVQFRRSKNTPDCIMNIEFDFKNGVFTIPPLGIDEKTGPLFRNLIAFEQCHHSRLHKITSYAVLMDNLIDTNKDVELLRERGILANWLSPEDAAQFFNELYNDTTVIGFYYRGLCNDVNKYYNTDWNKWMEKLKRDYFSTPWAVISFIAAFILLVLTLVQTAYTIHPING, from the coding sequence ATGGAAAATTACAGTTACTCTAGTTACCCTGGTGGTGATAGTACATCGATTCTTATAGACGATGGCACTGCTGAAGAATTGAGAAACACCATAACAAAAAATCTTCTTGGCGATTCACCCTTGCCTGCTCATTGCTGCATCTTCAGAGTTCCCGAGTTGATTCGGAGACAAAAAAAAGCGGCCTATGAACCTGACATAGTCTCAATCGGGCCATTCCACCGAGGCTGCGGCGAAAAGTTCCAACTCATGGAAAAAGTAAAACGGTGGTATTTACAGTGCCTTCTCTCATCACGCACTGATATAAGTTTGGATAGTTTGATCAAAGGCATCATGGAGTTGGGCAGAAGGGCCCGTGATTGTTATGCAGACCCGTTGGAGCATCTCAGTCAAAAAGACTTCGTACAAATGATGATACTTGATGGTTGCTTCTTGTTAGAACTATTCCGAAAGGAACTTTGGGATTATCTACAAGATGAAAACGACCCCGTTTTCAACCTGTCTTGTATGCTGGAGTATCTGTACCATGACCTTCTGCTGCTAGAAAACCAGCTCCCTTGGTTTGTGCTGGAGCGTTTATACAACCTAACCGCCAATAACACTAGCCAAACAAGTGCCTCCCTCACTAAACTTGTGCTCAACTTCTTCAAACAATCCGTGTTCGATGATCAGATTTCCGACCTCAATCTCAATCTCCCATTTGAGATTTTGCACATACTCGATCTGATAAGAACCGTGACCGTTGTTCCATTCAAGAATTTGGAATCTCAGAAGAAGGAAGAGCGTgtggaagaacaagaagagcgGAAAAACGAGCCAGAATTTCCACAACGGATCCCAAATGCAACAACTCTTTCGGAGGCAGGTGTTCAGTTCAGAAGAAGCAAAAACACCCCAGACTGCATAATGAACATAGAGTTCGACTTCAAAAATGGGGTATTCACAATCCCACCGCTGGGAATTGACGAGAAGACAGGGCCACTGTTCAGGAACCTCATCGCCTTCGAACAATGCCACCACAGTCGCCTGCACAAGATAACATCGTACGCGGTTTTGATGGACAACCTCATCGACACGAACAAGGATGTAGAGCTTCTTCGTGAGAGAGGAATATTGGCGAATTGGTTGAGCCCTGAAGATGCCGCCCAGTTCTTCAACGAGCTTTACAATGACACAACtgtcattggattttactACAGAGGTCTCTGCAATGATGTGAATAAATATTACAACACTGACTGGAACAAGTGGATGGAAAAACTGAAGCGTGACTATTTTTCTACTCCATGGGCCGTCATTTCTTTCATCGCCGCCTTTATCCTGCTGGTCCTCACCCTAGTGCAGACCGCATATACAATTCACCCTATCAACGGTTAA